The following nucleotide sequence is from Primulina tabacum isolate GXHZ01 chromosome 2, ASM2559414v2, whole genome shotgun sequence.
gtgagccatgaaccacacccgtggacccatgttCCAATTTAATTCTTTTAATTCGAAATAATGACCCATGATCGAACCACCTGAGCCAactcccaaaatactcgagccacgcccgagccacctcaagccaaactctagccaacccacctaggcaccatACTGACCAGCCCTGGCCCATATAACAGGACCCTAACCCACGCATAAGCCTCCTGGAACCAGACCCGAAACTGCACTCTTATAAAGCTCACGCTAGTAGACTCCTAGTCAACCTAGGTCACCTCCAGCCGAGCctccaccgagcccacctgaccttGACCATCACGAAGTGTTGGTATTTCTATGGAAGATGCATttagatgacatattcatctgatttaatattttttttggtaaaaaaaaaaatcaaattcccaactaagcatagaaattttcaagtacttagctttgcttgagaagtacctaatttgatattgcaaatacttgatttggtacatGAGATACTCATATTATGTActagaatactggatattcgagtAGGCAACGTAAATTCAATCATTGTTGGTTTTTCCATAGAAATTTCATTAGgatacttattcatgtcattaaaataaataaatatagttCATTACTCATAATGGACTAAGAGTAAGTTGTTTGTAGATCAAAATAAACACTTACCCTTAAAATACTCCAAATGAGTAAGTAAATATGGGATGTTTGAGCGATCACCATAAATTCAATCATCGTTGATATTTCCATGGGAAATGAATTGTGATGCATTTTCCATgtgtttgaaattttaaaataacatgatTCGTCACTCATCATTAAATAAGAATGAGTACTTATTTCGATCTACCAAATACCTAATTTGTAAATACTCCAAATGAGtaagtaaaaatgtgatgtTTGTGTGATCACCATAAATTCAATCATCGTTAGTATTTCCATGGGAAATGAATTGTGATGCATTTTccatatatttgaaatttttaaaaaacatggTTAATCACTCATCATTAAATAAGAATAACTACTTATTTCGATCTACCAAATACCTATTTAAGAGTtccaaatacttgatttggggTCTTAAATACTCCAAATGAGtaagtaaaaatgtgatgtTTGAGCAATCACCGTAAATTCAATCATCTTTGGTATTTTCATGGGAAATGAATTGTGATGCATTTTCCATGTAtttggaattttaaaaaaatatggttTATCACTCATCATTAAATAAGAATAACTACTTATTTCGATCTACCAAATACCTATTTTGGAGTtccaaatacttgatttgaggCCTTAAATACTCCAAATGAGTCGGTAAAAAAGTCATGTTTGAGCGATCACCATAAATTCAATCATCGTTGGTATTCCATGGGAAATGAATTGTGATGCATTTTCCAtgcatttgaaattttaaaaaaatatggttCATCACTTATCATTAAATAAGAATAACTACTTATTTCGATATACCAAATAATTAATTTGGAGTTCCGAATACTTGATTTGGGGCCTTAAATACTCCAAATGAGtaagtaaaaatgtgatgtTTTTTTTGGGAGTTTCCATGCTTAATtaggaatttgttttttttgttaaatgaaatgaaatgaacatgtcatccaaatgcatcttccatAGAAATGCCAACACTTGGTGAATTTACATTGCCTACTCGAATATCCAGTGTgttattacatattatgagtatctcatataccaaatcaagtatttggaAACTGAAATGAGATActtcttaaataaaaataagtactttaaaatgTTTCATGCTTaattggaaatttttttttaaaaaaaaatttaaatgaaatgATTATGTTATCGAAATGCATTTTCCATGGAAATACCAACGCTTGGTGAACTTACATGgcctattcgaatatccaatattttattacatattatgagtatctaatatactaaatcaagtatttggaaactaaattgatgtatttctcaagtaaaactaagtactttaaaatgtTTCATGCTTAATtgggaatttgtttttttttttttaaattaaatgaaaataacatgtcatccaaatgcatcttccatTGAAATGCCAACATTTGGTGAACATACATTTCCTACTCGAATATCTAGTATTTTATTACATATGAGTATTTCatgtaccaaatcaagtatttggaAACTGAAATGATGTACTTCTTaaataaaactaagtactttaaaatgtTCCATGCTTAATTGGGAatctgttttttttaaattttttttaataaaatgaacatgtcatccaaatgcatcttccatGGAAATGACAACATTTGGTGAACTTACATTGCCTACTCGAATATCCaatattttattacatattatgagtatctcatataCCAATCAAGTATTTAGAAACTGAAATgaggtacttctcaagtaaaattaagtactttaaaatGTTCCATGCTTACttgagaatttgttttttttttaatgaaatgaacatgtcatccaaatgcatcttccatGGAAATGTCAACATTTAGTGAACTTACATTGCCTACTCAAATATCCaatattttattacatattatgagtatctaatatactaaatcaagtatttggaaactaaattgatgaattttctcaagtaaaactgAAGTACTTTAAAATGTTTAATGCTTACTtgggaatttgtttttttttttaaaaaaagattaaatgaaatgaacatgtcatccaaatgcatctttcattgaaataccaacacttggtgaactAACATTGACTactcgaatatccagtattttattacatattatgagtatcttatataccaaatcaagtatttagaAACTGAATTGAGgtatttctcaagtaaaactaagtatttaAAATGTTCCATGCTAAATtgggaatttgtttttttaaaacaaaaattaaataaaatgaacatGTAATCCAAATGTATCTTCCATGGAAATaccaacacttggtgaacttacattgCCTACTCGAACATCCagtattttattacatattatgagtatctcatataCCAAATCAAGAATTTGGAAACTGAATTGAGgtatttctcaagtaaaactaagtattttaaaatgtttcatGCTTAGTTgggaatttattttttttttaaaaaaatttacatgaaattaacatgtcatccaaatataTCTTCCATGAAAATACTAACACTTGGTAAACTTACATTGCCTATCCAattttttattacatattatgagtatctcatataccaaatcaagtatttggaAACTGGAATGAAgtatttctcaaaaaaaaaaaaaaaataagtactttaaaatgTTTCATGCTTACTTGggagtttgtttgtttttttttttaaatattatatggaAACACTAACCAtaactgattttttttaatacaaaaaattgatatttcaatttataataataagtaaCGCCAAATTTGGGTATTGCTTAGATGAAAAATAAGTACTGACAGCTTAAAAGTAAGTGTTTTTTTGCAAACAATTCCTGGAAAATTTTGCTAGAGATTATTTGTAATGATAACAAACCACAAAAACCACAACATATATAGAACTATAAGTGAACACAAcagtttaataattaatatataaacaCTTCATAATGCATCTACAAATTGCAATTGCACACACAAAATCCAATGTTTTGTTCAACGAAATAAAGTTTTTCAATCTCACTCAAGCAATTGAGTTTGATAGCAACACACTAGTTTTCTTGATTACAAACCCAAAAATATTCATATAATGCCATCACATCTTGTACGCCTTTTGTCTgcaagaaattaaaaaaaaaaactaagataTCTATTtggaatttttaaaataaatgacattacaataaaattaagatAATTGAGTGAAATGAGATAGTATTAATGTCTATGTCAATCAAGCCAATTATGGCACTGGTTCTTTGCATGTTCGTCTATTATGCCCTTGCCCATGACATCTCTCACACGTTGTTCAGCTTGAAAAGGTATTTTCTTAGTCCTTCTATGTGCTGGCTGGCTATGGGTTGTAAGAGCATAAATGGTATGTCCATCATTGAGACAACCCTCAGTCATGTCATATGTTGGAATTGGATTAATGATTCTTTTATAAGCTTGTAGGTACATGTCCATCTTAAAATATCCATCACAGAATTGATAAACTGACAAAGACTTTGATTCTATGCAGAGCAAGCATGCTTGCACGGTAGCCTATAGATATGCCAATATCGACATGAACAATGACATGAATTCAAATCCACTGAAAAACTTTTGTCCCCATCTATGACTTCAAACAGAGCTCCACATGACTTGTGCACCTTTAAGGTTCGAGATTGATTGTATGCAAGTGATACGTCCTTCTCCTTTCTTGGACTTAGTTCTCCTGTCATCTCCAATGTTTTTTCTCATCTTTTGTGCATCGTGGTCATTATTTGAATGCATATATTATCTATCATACCCATAGGTAGATATCGTGCAGGTTTTACCCAATTGTTCCAGTTTTCAACAATATTATTGTTAATGACACCTCATCTCTCACCCACAAACATAGAATTGACCCAATTTTCTGGGGACACACTCACAAGAAACTCCTGGGCAAGCGGCATCGAATTGATTATGCTTTTGATATGTTGCGAAAACTCGTGTCTTGATGAGGTTTATGAAGCTTTCTTCAGAACATAAGACCAATGTTCTTTGTAATTGAGAGGATACTTAcgcaatacctacaacaattaattttataattattaaagaTAATAACCAAATGATAAcaataaacaaaaacaaatggctaaaatattgaaaaatcaaCATAAGACAAACCTGCTTGACAAAGTTAACGACTAGATGTTTTCAACAATAAGAATGATGACTACCAGGGAACATAGACTGAAAATATTTGATCAGTCCAAGATGTCGGTCATAGAAAAAAGTGTAGCTACGGAATATCATGATGTATTGGGATGCCAAGACATGTTTTAGAATCGTTTTCTGCATCAACAACTGCATATGCAAAtgtaaaaatatcatcattcGCATCCTTTGCCACAGCGACTAATAAACATCCTTTGTACTTGTTCTTAATGTGAGTTCCATCCAAAAATATTAATGGCCGATAGCCACTAATAAAACCAACAAGACATGCGTGAAAATATATGAATAACCGTCTAAATTTGTTTGTCGTTGAATCAATTTCACATTCAACAAAACTCCCGAGATTTGTTTCTTTAACATCATGACAATACCATTGTAATTTATCATACGACCTCTTATCATTTCCATGAATATCATCATGCAtccccaaaaaaaataaataataaaaaaataaaaaactttaTGATACTCAAGTTCTACTCCATAATCTCTTTCAATGTACATCATCATTGTACATGGGTGATATGATGGCTCTTCCCTTTACTTCTCTTTCACAACGTTAGCTACCCAGGATGAATCAGGGAGTGTATTGGttatagacttttaatgacttttatggagtttaaaagtctagaggtattcaaactagacttttatatactcaataaaagtttagtggtattcaatgtaaacttttgtagaattttaaaagtcatgtgatattcaaacttgacttttaaaaattctacaaaagtctataggtattcaaaatgtcaatagacttttaatgactctatgggattctattaagtacaagaattatagtctaaggtacaacaataaaatgttaacaaaagtctttgattcaacctaaagatttggatgtacatttaattgagaaatctcccaaattcaatacaaactttcattcttttctcatctatttattttttcttttatttgtactttttaaaaacataattaaaatttattttttttattaattattatataatttttttttaattattttctttgattttagttaatctatatattaaattattgtataagcaaattcataccgatactataccaaaattttcggtataccgaaccaaaaaaaccttatattttaaaaaaaatttataatttattgttttaaaatattatatattttaaaatttttgtatatttttccggtatttcggtatataccaaaattttcaaattggataTCGTTATCGTAAcgaaaaattcggtattgttaccgtaccgtatcgaaatcttcggtatacttaaaattcggtaaattcaatatttttttgttatggtaatctcggtataccgaaaattcggtatttttccCACCCCTAACAGGGCTTGTATTGGCATGTGCtatattacacaattttctttgaaagaagtgtcaatttgatgaatttcaaattgaactagataatgaagctcaattgtcttcatcagcacaagtttatgaaggtgacgactttgatcagttatttaatactcaaaaacaacaacgagcaaatgctaatgcatggagggatatcatagccaatggaatatagaacgatgttgatcaaattgtcagtaatgattagattttttttataaaagactactcattattttgagtgttcttttaataaaattttattatgaacttataaaaatattattcattaatatgttgagttgacataaagaattgaaattttgatttcaataaattggatagttcatttgtcgtttttcacaaattaaattgatttaacttttaagtaagtaaaatttatttacattcataaataaaaataataaattaaaattgaagaggttatctatgtccaataattattttaaaaaaattaataaaaaataaatcacaattataaactacaaaattcacataattctatgaaaaagtttacaaaagtctacaaaaatcttgaaaaaaagtatataagagtctatgaaatttgttttacaattctatgagattccataaaagttaatttaaaatctatcaactccacaaaagtccatcatttaaaaaaatcattaaaaatcttTGAAAGTATAGAATGAATACACCTCCCTCAGTTTTAGGGTGACCTCTAGTCCGCAAATTGTCATTCCCACAACTATGGCTTATGTTGCATTTTATTTTGCCGAATGAATTGTCCAATTTATGTTTGGAGACATAAATTTTCCACTCACAATTCTTTTTGCTGCAAACAACTAAGATCTTATAACTTTCATTTTTCCTGTAACTAAAATATCTTCTACTGGCAATAACATAGTTTTTAAGACAAATCCTGAATTCTGCTGCATCTTTAAATTTTTGGTCAACAACACGTATGCGATGAATCCAAGAATCAATAGAATTGGTTAAAGTGCAACGTCAAGCTCGTGGCCTCCGTTCGAACAAACTTCATCTTCGAAATCAAACCTAACCATtttaataaatcaatataatacATGTTGAAACAAATCAATATTCTTTTACCTAATTTAACTTGAACTTTAAAATataacacattttaaatatcattAGTTAACTAATATATAatcaataatgaaaaataatagtcAAGTACTGCACAGTAATAAAAAAACAAGCAAAAACTAATTTATCAACTTTGTAAATTCTGAAATTTGCACtcaaacaaaaacaacaatGCAAACAAAAAATAACAAAGTTACCACGCAACATTTATGTTGCCCGGGCTTTGATCATCTTTTGGAACTGCTCTCAATTtgattatatttaatttcaaacAACTATGAAGGTTTATCATATTTCAGACATCATCATCTTCGTTCAGGTGTTACTGCAATATGCTCATGTGGTGTTATGTATTTCAATATCGTTAATTCAGAATTAATAGCCAcacattttcatcataaactcTGGAATATCTCTGATAGAGTTGCACCATTAggaattgaaatcaaataaagaCCATTGATGTAGCGACAActtccaaaaaatgaaaaatttgtgCTCCCAGATCCGACTTCCATCAATAAATCGATCATGGAATATctgaaatattaaaattttcttttgtcAATTTAGTTGTAAAAAACAATGGACATACAAAAAAGAAAATGATTTCTACAATttcttaatttttataataactCAAATAATGGGGATATtgaattacataaaataaaatgacaacCAAACCAAATCGCCATTTGTGCTAAGGTAATATTGAGGAAGAAACTTTTTTTATTCACATTATATTTCAACAAAATCGTCCTAATATTTTGGTActgattttagaaaaattttactGCAAAATCATCGTAATAATTcaacattttttttcaaattatttttaataaaaggtAAGCGAAGTGATCACACAAAAAATTGTGCACAAAAGAAATCAAGTGACAagcataaaaaaaacataagatcgttcaaattaaatcaatattaaaacaaactcataatcaataaaagcAGCATAATCAGTACTGCCAACCATGACTAGATTTGTGTTCACTACTCGaaaattcaatattttcataCATATTTTGAGTATTCAAAGGACAAAAGCAAGTATCTGGAAACTGAGTCTGAAAATATCTCTATTCTAAATGGGAGAAAGAAATTTTATATGAACTTAATAtctattaataattaatttttattccaTCCGTCTCATCTCTCTTTGTCATCCCATTATTATCTATCATTAATATGGTAGAGATTTTCATGAATTTGACTGCCATGTAtaaatttaagtaattaaaataataaatagtttgattgagttaagtacactattaatgacTTTTTTAAACTAacataaaaatgatttaaataaCATCATGAATATGACgaattgtaaaaaaataaaagtaaaatagtaagctcacaaatgaaagtcatatatttaatagatattattattaatagataatatattatttagggatatttttttagcatcatatatcaaaattgacTAAATGCTTAAATATTTGCATTGAAATCACTTACATAGAAACATTTTCTCTCAATCATATATCTATGTTAATGAGAAAAAGATGTTTTATATgatcttaatatttattaataatttaatttttttcaatctcACTTTTCtctatttgtattcccaatattaCCTTAATATTCAGaatattaacaatttttttaatttataacattATTATAGTAATTTTCTATGAATTTGATGtcaatgtttaaataattaacgtagaaaataatttaaagaaccTCGTGAACAttacaaattataaaataaacaaaatgataaaataataagtttacaaataaaaattatatatttataatagtaaaTAGATGTTAGTAATattagtaatttttttaaatatgtaacaTGTAAACTAAATGAAATTCAAaagtaaaatcaaattaataattatcttgattgaattaagtacactattaatgatcATGTTAAATTAACATAGAAAATGACTTAAATAATCTCATGAACATAagaaattgtaaaataaatgaaagggtaaaatagtaagctcacaattcaaattcatatatttataaagtaTAGATATATTAGTAATAttagcaatttttttaaatatgtaacatgtaaattaaatgaaattcaaaagtaaaatgaaattaataattatcttgatggaattaagtacactattaatgatcATATTAAATTAACATAGAAAATGGCTTAAAGAAACTCATGAACATAAGAAATTCtaaaatagtaagctcacaattcaaactcatatgaaagggtaaaatagtaagctcacaattAAACtcagaaaaatttttaataattccgcaaattttcaaatacgaaatacgggcctcgacAGTTTATATACATTTTTGGCGGTGGGTGTGGTGACTCATGGAAAGGATTCAATGTGGCTGCACTGAAGGATATTTTCCCGGTTGTGAAACTCTCGATTTCTTCTGGTCTTATGATTTGGTAAAATGTTTCCCTTCAATGTTCAGGTTACAGACTTAAGTGAATGGCGTATACTTGTATAATTGATCAAGGGTTATTATTGTATAGCTTGGAGTTGTGGTACTATGCCATTCTTGTCTTAGTGGCAGGATACATGAAAAATGCTGAAGTTTCCATTTCAGCCTTCTCTGTTTGGCAAGAATTTTATTCAGTTTTATCCTGTTTTGCCTTTAATGTAAAGATGGCCAGTATTGGCCACTAAAATCCTCGGACTCAGTATCAACATCACCGGCTGGGAATTCATGATATGCTTAGGACTACTTGGTGCGGCATGGTAAGAATTTGTTATGTATCTTACGTGCTTCAATTCAAATCCATATATTATCACTAAAATTTTGAACCTTTTGTTTGGCGAATGGCTTCTTTTGATGTTATAGCGAGCGGGTCGCAAATGAACTTGGCAGAGGAGATGCAAAAGCTGTTAGATTTTCAATCAAAGTCCTACTCTCCACTTCAGCTGCCTTAGGGATCCTCTTTTGGATTCTTTGCTTAGTGTTTGGCAAAAAAATTGGATACATGTTTAGCAACGATGAAAATGTTGCCCAGAGAGTGTCGGATCTCTCTGTTCTGCTCGCATTCTCCATGTTGTTCaatagcatttatccagttttCTCAGCTTTTTCTTATTTCAACTTCACTATCCGGATTGAAAGATTTCTCCATCTATGAATTgctaaaccttagtttttaagCTACGCTTTTGTGACTTGTAAATGTTTCAAGTAAATGAAATAAGTGAATTTCAAATCTGTATGTCATGCTTGAAAAATCCCGAATTTTGTCGTCGTCATCTCAGGTGTGGCTGTCGGAGCTGGTTTGCAAGCAACAGTGGCTATTATCAACGGAGTTTGCTTCTATCTGATCGGTCTACCAATCGGCCTGTTTCTTGGATATGTGACTGATCTTCAAGTAAAGGTAATACATGCGTTTCCTATACAactaactatatatatataatatatatatatcatttgatTCACTCAAGTTGCTAATTTAGAGAATATCTAACAAGTAACACAGTCTATAGCTGAATCGAAATGGGTAAATACTATAGATAAATCCCGACTCTTCCATCTGAGAGCTCGGATGATCACTAAGAAATTATTCAACTTTCAGCAATCAAGAACACAGGCACTATACCAAACCTCCTCTGTTAGCTTACAGAAATTCGGGTTTTCATATCTTGAATCATGACACCCGTACTTTTACTTGAAAAATGACGATGATCTAACAGGGACTTTGGATTGGATTGCTGTGTGGAGTTATCAGTCTGACACTTGCTCTGAGTTTCATGATGTGGAGAATTAGCTGGGATGAAGAGGTATTCGATCTTCGTTCGCCTGATGGATTAATTTATCTATCGTTTTCTTTCGTATTTATTTGGTCGGGACTAAAAACGGCCATAACAGGTATTGAAAGCTTCAGCACGGCTGAAAAGATGGTATTTGAAAACTCCTGATGAGGCTAATAAAGCGACTGATCCTGCCTAATTGAGTTCTAGCTCGGAACATGATACAGAGCGTGGGCAATTTCGTGTCTAATTCTTTtgaatgcaaaaaaaaaaaaaaaaaaaaaacccataaTTCTTGtctttgatttaaatttttttttttttcgtgtAATTTTGGTAGATTTGTATTCGGGATTTCTTTTAGTGACTCGTGAGAAACTATTGTATTTGCTCTCTCTTGCATTGAaactatatttattttttgacaaGTGACAACTACTTACTATTAAAAATTCTCCACCCCATAAATTTTCCGACTCCATTCCTTACCACAAATGACGAGTTTCCGGTAGGGATGATGTTGGGAGAAATGTTAACATATAAGGTACAAAATTGGTCCCTAAAAATCTTTAGGGACATATATAATCGAGAATCCGTTGGTACTAAATGGATACTTGAATGAATTAAACCCATATTTAACTTTTGTTTCATTCTTTATGTTTCATTTAATCTACATCGTCTATtagagataataaattcaataataCATTGtctatttttgatataaaacattttaaattttcatatttataaacATGTCGTGTgacattttgaaataaaaacgcaACTAATTCCACAATTAATAATAAATGGACAATCAAATCCACCTCCATTACTCTTGATGCAATGAATCCCCCAACCCCCAACAtttgtattttatttgtggAAGTAAAACAGGAGAATGTTATTATGTCTGTAGCATAGACATACCCGAGAGAGAAAAATAGGAGATGCATAACTTCGTTAAGCTAAATTTCAAGATTTCAAATGCGACACAATTTTTCGAATTGTTCTAATTGTTTAGAATAAGTATGAGCAAATcaaattattataaaacattgCTTTCAGCacaaaatatggatttttagcCGTGTTTGGACTTATTGAAAAATCCTAGACGAAAATCAAATTGTATCAAATATTTTCTTGTTTGATTTTGATCACATGATGAAAAATATCTTGATTCTTAGATCGAATTTGTTCTTCTTTTATTCTCTTGTTGTAATTAGCTATCTCTTGATCTCAGGTGCATCATCTTGAGAtacaaatatgaaaataaattgtataattgtataccgagatttacgtgaaaaacccaaaaaaattattatggtaAAAACTACGTGCAAGATGAAAGAATtctactataatattttgtaatcACAACCTCCCACTGTACTTTCAAAGAAAACACACTTTCTTATTAAAGAAAAACAATACATCATAACTATTATAGAACTAATCACTCAAAGAAGTATGCT
It contains:
- the LOC142537486 gene encoding protein DETOXIFICATION 24-like encodes the protein YGPRQFIYIFGGGCGDSWKGFNVAALKDIFPVVKLSISSGLMICLELWYYAILVLVAGYMKNAEVSISAFSVCINITGWEFMICLGLLGAACERVANELGRGDAKAVRFSIKVLLSTSAALGILFWILCLVFGKKIGYMFSNDENVAQRVSDLSVLLAFSMLFNSIYPVFSGVAVGAGLQATVAIINGVCFYLIGLPIGLFLGYVTDLQVKGLWIGLLCGVISLTLALSFMMWRISWDEEVLKASARLKRWYLKTPDEANKATDPA